GCCTCTTGGGCAAAGTCCAATACAATCTGGCGATCCCATTCAAACGATTTACTTTCGCTATTTGTGAACACCCAATGCGCTTGCGATTGAATGCAGCGCAACAAACAACCCTCACGTAAGTTGTAATTTGTTTGCGCACGCGCCGCGACCAAAGCCAGACTCAGGATATACCGCCTTAATTTCAGTGTTTCCGTTGGTTCAATCTTGCCTTCATTCGTAATTGCTAACGCGCGCAAGCGAACTAAGTTGATCTGTGTACGGCGCACAATCTGACCAAAAACCCGTACGCCGCCGTGCGTATTGACTGCGGGGACCGCGCGCAGGCCGAGCTGTGACAGTGGATCTTTGGTGTCAGCCGCTTTGCCGGAATTGTCGTGTGTTTCGGTTTCTCCCTCCGGCAGTTCGTCAGCCAATCCCAATTGTATCGGATCAAACGTGGGATTGAACTGAGCAGATCGTTTGACGATTCCAACGTTTGTTGCGCGAATCGTTGATGACAACATCCGCCCGAACTTGTGCATCGTGGTCTCAGGGCGTGAGTCCCAAAAACCAAAGACGAGCGAAGTCGGAGCGAGCACGGCTAGTGGTTTGGCGTTTGCGTAGTCCCGCAACGCCTCAATCGCCTCCGTCACATCATTGCGCAA
The bacterium DNA segment above includes these coding regions:
- the cas7u gene encoding type I-U CRISPR-associated RAMP protein Csb1/Cas7u; its protein translation is MTQEMKIGRYDDFIKSVDWLADADLPVAITLTEILEPTGGKDAIIFPPTFAVKQNAPHPYQIDELIERSTNRLSPEEAAKDGLEANSCLLDSVGSQANRMESVFQKEPLSKLVPQIILRLNDKTSANLLDVGHRIADGAVRFSGLRNDVTEAIEALRDYANAKPLAVLAPTSLVFGFWDSRPETTMHKFGRMLSSTIRATNVGIVKRSAQFNPTFDPIQLGLADELPEGETETHDNSGKAADTKDPLSQLGLRAVPAVNTHGGVRVFGQIVRRTQINLVRLRALAITNEGKIEPTETLKLRRYILSLALVAARAQTNYNLREGCLLRCIQSQAHWVFTNSESKSFEWDRQIVLDFAQEAAGDFGVGTDKTVDFDVKAMREAVETVKKSKKASTKRK